Proteins from one Faecalibacterium sp. I3-3-33 genomic window:
- a CDS encoding ammonium transporter, whose amino-acid sequence MFNSVNTCWTLVGAFLVYFMQAGFALCEAGFTRAKNTGNILMKNMMDFCIGTPCYWLIGFGLMFGGTGALIGGFDPFIQGDYSHLGLDIPLWVYIVFQTVFCATAATIVSGSMAERTNFKAYCVYSAAISLVVYPICGHWMWGGGWLQSMGFHDFAGSAAVHNVGGVIALLGAWMLGPRIGKYDKDGNPHAIPGHNLTAGALGVFILWFCWFGFNGGSSLSLSTDATMTLTGLVCFNTNLAAAVATCVTMIFTWLRYGKPDVSMTLNGSLAGLVAITAGCDTVSPFGAFFIGFVAGFLVVLSVEFFDKIAKVDDPVGAVSVHFANGVWGTIAVGLFSTGSNTAHAGLFYGGGLAQLGTQLLGLVCVDAYVVIVMFIIFKIIDKTLGLRVPAEVEIDGLDIHEHGLASAYAGFAISDANSAAMTPNENTDLGEDDVTKASATQVDAAVPVVREPVIHDGVYDTGMHKVSIIAKLAKFDQLKTALNDLGVTGMTVTQVMGCGIQKGTPEKYRGVPVDTTLLPKIKVEVIVSRISVDAVVEAAKKALYTGHIGDGKIFVYNVTRVVKIRTGEEDYAALQDVE is encoded by the coding sequence GATTTCTGCATCGGCACGCCCTGCTACTGGCTCATCGGCTTCGGCCTGATGTTCGGCGGCACCGGCGCACTGATCGGCGGTTTCGATCCCTTCATTCAGGGCGATTACAGCCATCTGGGTCTGGATATCCCCCTGTGGGTGTACATCGTGTTCCAGACTGTGTTCTGCGCCACGGCAGCCACCATCGTCTCCGGCTCCATGGCCGAGCGCACCAACTTCAAGGCCTACTGCGTGTACTCCGCCGCCATCTCGCTGGTGGTGTACCCCATCTGCGGCCACTGGATGTGGGGCGGCGGCTGGCTGCAGAGCATGGGCTTCCACGATTTTGCGGGCTCCGCAGCCGTGCATAACGTGGGCGGCGTCATCGCTCTGCTGGGCGCATGGATGCTTGGCCCCCGTATTGGCAAGTACGATAAGGACGGCAACCCCCACGCCATCCCCGGTCACAACCTGACCGCCGGTGCTCTGGGCGTGTTCATCCTGTGGTTCTGCTGGTTCGGCTTCAACGGCGGCTCTTCCCTGAGCCTGTCCACCGATGCCACTATGACCCTGACCGGTCTGGTCTGCTTCAACACCAACCTTGCCGCAGCCGTTGCTACCTGCGTGACCATGATCTTCACTTGGCTGCGCTACGGTAAGCCGGATGTCTCCATGACCCTGAACGGTTCTCTGGCTGGCCTTGTGGCCATTACCGCAGGCTGCGATACTGTCTCCCCCTTTGGCGCCTTCTTCATCGGCTTTGTGGCCGGGTTCCTTGTGGTGCTGAGCGTGGAATTCTTTGATAAGATCGCCAAGGTGGACGACCCCGTAGGTGCTGTTTCCGTCCACTTTGCAAACGGCGTCTGGGGCACCATTGCGGTGGGTCTGTTCTCCACCGGCTCCAACACCGCCCACGCCGGTCTGTTCTACGGCGGCGGTCTGGCACAGCTGGGCACCCAGCTGCTGGGTCTGGTCTGCGTGGACGCCTACGTTGTGATCGTAATGTTCATCATCTTCAAGATCATTGATAAGACCCTTGGTCTGCGTGTGCCCGCCGAGGTGGAGATCGACGGTCTGGATATCCACGAGCACGGTCTGGCTTCCGCTTATGCAGGCTTTGCCATCTCGGATGCAAACTCCGCTGCCATGACCCCCAACGAGAACACCGATTTGGGCGAGGACGATGTCACCAAGGCTTCGGCAACGCAGGTGGATGCTGCCGTGCCGGTGGTGCGCGAGCCTGTGATCCACGATGGCGTCTACGACACCGGTATGCATAAGGTGTCCATCATTGCAAAGCTGGCAAAGTTCGATCAGCTCAAGACCGCCCTGAATGATCTGGGTGTCACCGGCATGACCGTAACGCAGGTCATGGGCTGCGGCATCCAGAAGGGCACCCCTGAAAAGTACCGTGGCGTGCCGGTGGATACTACCCTGCTGCCCAAGATCAAGGTGGAAGTCATCGTCTCCCGCATCAGCGTGGACGCTGTGGTGGAAGCCGCCAAGAAGGCGCTGTACACCGGCCACATCGGCGATGGCAAGATCTTTGTCTACAACGTGACCCGCGTGGTCAAGATCCGCACCGGCGAGGAAGATTACGCCGCGCTGCAGGACGTGGAGTAA